In Catenulispora sp. EB89, the genomic window CGCCGGGCCTGATCCGGCGCTGGGCGAACGAGGCCGCGTTCGGCCTGCGGATGCCGTGGCTCAACGCCGCCTACATCGGCCCGGAGACCTCGCTGGTCGCGTTCGTCCCCGGTCGCACGATCTGCATGGACTGCCTGTCGGCGACGTTCACCGACCAGGTGGCCGCGCAGGGCCTGCCGTCGCAGCCGCCGGACGGGACCGACGACTTCCACCCGGTGATAGCGGCCTCGGCGGCCATCGCCGGCCACCACGTCGCGCTGGAGACCATCCATCTGCTGCTCGGCATGCGGGTCCAGACGGCGGGACGGTCGCTTCAGCGTTACCTGATCGACTACGACCAGCAGCACTACATGGAGGGTGCGGCGCGTCCGGACTGCGCGGTCGGCTGCGGGGCGCTGATGGCCGAGGCGGTTCTGGCATGACCGCGGGGCCGGACTCGGTGGTCACGTTTCACGAGTTGGTGACGCGTCGCGAGGACGGCGAGTGGATCGTCGGCCGCGCCGCCACCGGCGAGTTCGTGGAGCTGCCGGAGGAAGCCAAGACGATCATCGACCTGCTGGCCGAGGGCCGGACCGTGGCCGAGGCCAAGCGCGAGGCCGATCGGCGGCACGAGGACGACCTCGACGTCGTCGATTTCGTCGCGGACCTGGTGGAGCTCGGGTTCGTGGCGGCGGTGGGAGGCCGAGACCGGGACCGTCACGGGGGCGGTCCCGGCCCGGCGACCGCACCGCGGCAGGCAAGCCTGGCGTGGCTGCGTCCGGGGCATGTTCGCTGGGTGTTCACACCCCGGGTCGGGCTCGCGGTCACCGCCTTCATCATCGCAGGGCTCGTACAGGGTGTCAGGCATGAGGTACTACCGACGTACCACTCGTTCTTCGCCCTCTCGCACCCCGGGCTCAATGCCCTGATCGCCGTGGTGCTGGTGTGGAGCAACGTGGCCCTGCACGAGTTCTGGCACCTGGCCGCGGCCCGCGCCGCCGGCGTCGACGCCCGGATCGGCTTCGGGACCCGGCTGACGTTCCTGGTGGCCCAGACCAGCGCGCCCGGCCTGTGGGCGGCCGAACGGCGGGCCCGGATGCGTTTCCACCTCGCCGGTATGGCCTCGGACCTGACGGTCGTGGCGGGCTGCCTGCTCGTCGCGTCCTCGACCGCCGCGAGCAGCCTGCCGCACCGGCTGGCCGAACTGCTCACGCTGTCGGTCCTGTTCTCGTTCCTCGCGCAGTTCGCCATCTACATGCGGACCGACGTCTACCTGGTGGTCCAGGAGCTGACGCGCTGCAAGAACCTCTATGGCGACGCCATGGCGCGCATCCGTTGGTACGTCACGAGAATCCGCGCCCGCCGTGGCGGCGACCAGTCGGCCGGGGCCGGGTTGGGGGTCGGGGTCGGGGTCGGGGTCGGACCGGATCCGGTGCTCGCCATACCGCGGCGCGAGCAGCGCACGGTGCGCGTCTACACGGTCGCCGTCGTCATCGGCACGGTGCTGACGCTGGCCCAGTTCGCGGTGCTCCAGCTGCCGATCGTCGCCATGACCGTCTACCGCAGCGCGAAGGAGCTCGCCGCCAGCCTGTCCGCGGGTTCGCTTCCGCAGGCGGCCGACGGCACGCTGGTGTTCGCCGTAGTGGTCGGTGCTCAAGTGCTGTTCGTCAGGACTCTGGTTCACCAACGCAGGCTCGGGGCGCAGGCGGGCTGATCACGCCCCCGGTTGCGCCCCGCACGCGCTACCCGGCCAGCTTCGCCAGGTTGTCCATCTCGTTCGCGCGGCCGGCGGACAGGCGGCCGGTCCACTCCTCGTCGTGCATGGCGTCGGCGGTCATGGTCACCTGCGTGCCGCCGTCGGCGGCGGGCCGCAGTTCGACCTCCGTCAGGAACTCGTACGGCGCCACGCCCGGGATGAAGTCGGCGACGGTGCTGTAGGCCAGGCGCCGGGTGGGCTCGACCTCGGTGAAGGTCTTGGTCGAGGCCGTGCTCAGCGGCAGCCCGGCGCCCTCCATGAACGCGACCTGCTCGGCGCCGGTGGCGGTCATCGTGTAGGCCAGCGTGCCGCCGGGGCGCAGGTCCAGCGCGTCGACGTGGACGGTGAACCCGTCCGGCGCCCACCAGGCCTCGATGCCGGCGGCGGTGGTCCACAGCTCCCAGATCTTCTCGGGGGCGGCGGCGTAGGTGCGCTCGATCTGGATCTTCTGCGTGGTCATGATGGTGGCGCTCCGTTTTCTCGGTCTGCCGTGCTGTCAAAGAGTTGGACGCCGGCCGCTGCGATCTGTCATCGGTCACCGCCGACGGGCCTGTCGGCGGGCAGCGTGAGCGGCAGGCCGAAGGCGGCCACGAGATGCGCCTCGAACGTGGTGATCTCCACGATCCGGCCGCTCTCGATCCGCAGCACGTCGACCATCTGCGCGCGGAACACCGAAGTCCCCGGACGCTGCACGTATCCGGCGACCGCCGGCTGCCGGTTGGCCCCCACCGGCACGTGCCGCCAGCGCCCGAAGTACCCCGCGGACCTGCTGTCGAAGATGGTTCCGAGCTGTTTGAGCAAAGCGTCCCGGCCGGCGAACCAGACCGGGTTCGGCGGCATCGTGACCAGCACGTCCGCGCTGAGCAGGTCGGCCATCATCGACACGTCGGCGCGCTCGGCGGCGACCATGTAGCGCCGCACGATGTCGCGTTCCTGCTGGCTACGGGTGCCGACGGTCCAGTCGACGCGCCGCTGCGGCAGGCGTTCCCGCAGCGTCTGGCGGGCCCGCTGCAACGCGCTGTTGGCGGCGGCGACGCTCATGTCCATCAGCGTCGCGGTTTCCTCCACCGGGCGGCCCAGGACGTCCCGGAAGATCAGGACCGCGCGCTGCCGGGGCGGCAGGTGTTGCAGTGCGGCCAGGAAGACCAGTTCCATGGTCTCCCGCGAGACCGCGGCGGTCTCGGGCTGTTCGTCGTCGGCGCAGACCTCGTCGAGCAGGCGGTCCGGGTAGGGCTGCAACCAGGGCTGACGCTCCGGCGGCTCGGCGCCGCCGGCATCGATGCCGGGGACCGGTTCGTAGCGCTGCGGTCGGCGGCCGGTGCGGCGGAGGTGGTCGATGCAGGCGTTGGTGGCGATGCGGTAGAGCCAGGTCCGCGCTGCTGCCCGGCCCTCGAAGCCGGATCGGTCGCGCCAGGCTTTGAGAAGGGTTTCCTGCACCAGGTCGTCGGCGTCGTCGTAGGAGCCGACCATGCGGTAGCAGTGCAGGTGGAGCCATTTGCGGTGGGGTTCTACGAGTGCTGCGAAGTCTGCTTCGTCGTCCAGGCGCGGCGGGTACTCCGCTGTTTCCGCTGTTTTCGTCACAGGTTCCGGCGTGACGTTTTGGGCCATGCGCCGGAGGACTCGCGCTGCTGCCGCCAACGCCTCGGCATCGGCTCGGAACACCTGCGGAGGGCCCAAAGCCAGTGTCCTGACCTGGCGCTCGATGTCCGCGAGGACGTCGGCGGCGGTCTGGTCCGCCTTGGTGTGCCGGCGGCGGTAGGCGCGTTGCCTACACGCCGCCGAGCAGTACACCGAGGTTCGGCCCCGGCCGTGTTCCGGGAGCGCGGCTCCGCAGATCCGGCAGCTTTGCGTCTTCATGGTGGCCCCAGCTTTTCGTCACCGACATTCGGCGTGACGAAAACCGACTCTAGAGGCTGGTCGCGGTGATGTCGCCGTGCGATGTGGTCGCCTTGACGGCCAGGCCGGCGCCGGCGCCCTCGGAGTTCCGCATCGCGTTGGTGACGCGGCCGTAGGCGGTGCCGGCGTCCAGGGTGCCGGAGACGCCGTGAGCGGCGGCGATCGTCAGGTTGCCGGCGTCGGTGCGCAGCTCGACCGAGCCCGCGACGGCCTCGGCGACGCTGATGTCGCCCTTGCCGTTGCGGAGGTGCGCCGAACCGGTCAGCTTCGCGATCGAGAGGTCACCCATGTGCATCCGGATGGTGCCGCCGGCGATCTCGTCGAGCTCGACGGTGCGGTAGGCGCCGTCGAAGCTCACCGTGCCGAGCCGCCCGCTGCTGGAGAGCTCCGCGGCGCCGGCCTTGCCCTCGATCCGAGAGCCGGCCGGCAGCGCGATGGTCACGTCCAGCGAACCGGAGCTGCCGAGGACCTTGTTCGGGTCGGCGGTCGCTATGCGCAGCACGCCGTCGGCGAACTCGACCGTCGTCTGCTCCGCGGCCTTCACGTCGCGCCGCTTCGAAGCCTCCGACGGCAGCACCTCGACGGTG contains:
- a CDS encoding DUF4097 family beta strand repeat-containing protein, translated to MQTFQTPSPVTVVLDIPAGQIRLVATERADATVEVLPSEASKRRDVKAAEQTTVEFADGVLRIATADPNKVLGSSGSLDVTIALPAGSRIEGKAGAAELSSSGRLGTVSFDGAYRTVELDEIAGGTIRMHMGDLSIAKLTGSAHLRNGKGDISVAEAVAGSVELRTDAGNLTIAAAHGVSGTLDAGTAYGRVTNAMRNSEGAGAGLAVKATTSHGDITATSL
- a CDS encoding SRPBCC domain-containing protein; translated protein: MTTQKIQIERTYAAAPEKIWELWTTAAGIEAWWAPDGFTVHVDALDLRPGGTLAYTMTATGAEQVAFMEGAGLPLSTASTKTFTEVEPTRRLAYSTVADFIPGVAPYEFLTEVELRPAADGGTQVTMTADAMHDEEWTGRLSAGRANEMDNLAKLAG
- a CDS encoding sigma-70 family RNA polymerase sigma factor, which encodes MKTQSCRICGAALPEHGRGRTSVYCSAACRQRAYRRRHTKADQTAADVLADIERQVRTLALGPPQVFRADAEALAAAARVLRRMAQNVTPEPVTKTAETAEYPPRLDDEADFAALVEPHRKWLHLHCYRMVGSYDDADDLVQETLLKAWRDRSGFEGRAAARTWLYRIATNACIDHLRRTGRRPQRYEPVPGIDAGGAEPPERQPWLQPYPDRLLDEVCADDEQPETAAVSRETMELVFLAALQHLPPRQRAVLIFRDVLGRPVEETATLMDMSVAAANSALQRARQTLRERLPQRRVDWTVGTRSQQERDIVRRYMVAAERADVSMMADLLSADVLVTMPPNPVWFAGRDALLKQLGTIFDSRSAGYFGRWRHVPVGANRQPAVAGYVQRPGTSVFRAQMVDVLRIESGRIVEITTFEAHLVAAFGLPLTLPADRPVGGDR